TCTTCGCTTCAGCTGACCGGACCCGCTATTCGCCCGACCATTATTTCGGTCTGTAGCCGGACGAACACTTCGCCGCTACCAATCAGGCAATAAAAAAGCCCCTCGCAAAAGGGGCTCTGTTTTTCCGGGTAACCGGGAATATTATTTTGCCAGTTCGCTTTTCAACAACTTCACGTTGTTGTGCAACTTATGTAATTCGGCATCTTTCTTATCCATCTCATTTTGCATTGAGGCAATTTTCTCCTGCGCCTTCTTCAGCTCAGCTTTTGCTTCATTTAACTGATTCTGCACCACTTCCATCTGATTTGCCTTCGCCGTAGTAGCGTCTTTCTGGTTGCTCAAATCAAACCGTAAATCGCTCAATTCTTTGTTCAACTCTTTAATCCGCGCCTCTCCCGACTTAATTTCATCGTTCAACTCATCAATCTGCTTATCGCGTTGAGCGACGGCTGCTTTCAACTGCCGCTTCTCCGTTTCAAACGCATAGATTTTATCCGACATATCGGCATTGGTTTTCGCCACATTCGACGATAATTTGTCAATGGCGACATTCAGCGAATCGATGTAGGTATCTTTCACGGCATTGCTCATTCGCAGCTTATTCTGCATGATATTGAACTCGGCGCGAATATCGCTGGTCAGATGATTGAGCGAATCGACGGTGGCCGTTAAGGCAATTACGCGGTTGGCAGCCCTGATTTTGCCCTGTTCCATTTCGAGGTATTTCTTTTTCGACACACACGAATGTCCCAGCAGCATTACCACTGCCAGACCGGTGAAAAGACTAAGTTGGCGGTATTTCATGTCTCAGCATTAATGTTTATGACCTAACAAATATAGGAAATTAAAGATGCTTTCCTTTTCAAAATTAAACCGTAAGCATACCGAAATGTTTATCTTTACGAGGTACGATGCCTCCGGCTGAGAAGCATAATATGACAAAAAGAAAGACGATTGCACCAACAGAATATTTAAATACCGACAGAATGAGACACAAAATAGCCGCCCTTGTTATTGCCTTTTTCCTTCCGGGAATATTGTTTGCACAGAATAAAACCGAGACCATTAAAGGTATTGTGATTGACAATGCCACCGGCAAACCGGTTCAGTATGCCAATATTGGAATTGAAGGAACGTTCCTTGGTTCGGCCAGTAATGCCTCCGGACAGTTCGAGTTCAATGTTCCGGCATCGGAGAAAAGCGGTTACCTGTACGCTTCGGCAGTAGGCTACGAAACGGTAAAGAAAGCTGTCAGCTCCATCAATTCAGGCGAATCCATTGTCCTGAAAATGGAACCTCAATCATACAAAATCGAGGATGTCGACATCAGCGCACAGTCGCTGGTTCTCTATCGCATTCTGCGCGAAGCTTCCCAGAAAATCAGCGACAACTACCTGCTGGGGCCTTTGAGTTCGCAGGCATACTACCGGAACGACATCACCGAAAACGGAAAGTTAATTCATCACCGCGAAGCGGCAGTGGAAATCTCCGACAAAACCGGCTATGTAAAAGAAACGCCGGCCCAGGAACAAAAAGACATCAACTACCGGTTCATGGAAGTCCGGACGAACTTCCCGGTTTCTTCACTGGCCGACGGAATGACTCAAATGGATGAATTGCTGAGCTACGACATTGTCCGGAACAGCTCGGGAATTCTGAACAACAAATTTCTTCATGACTACGATTTGACGCTCGACCAGGTAACTCAACTTGACGGCGACTCCATCTGGGTAATCAATTACACGCTGAATCATCCGGACATTAGTCACACCGGCGACTTTTATGTCACCGCCTACAAAGGAAAAATTTACATCAGCAAGAAGAATTATGCGGTGGTGAAAAACGAAACCTGGGTAACAGCTTCCAATTACAGCCGCCAGGGACGCTCGTTCGCCGTCACCGGAAAGTCTAATTTAAAACCAGTCGAGATTCATTATAATTTCACCACCTCCTACCGGAAAAAAGGAAACAAGTATACGCTGGGATTTACAAAGGCCACCCGCCAGAATGTTTGGCAGAACAACCAAACCGGCAACAAGCAAACCATTGTATATCAAACTTATTTGTTGCCATCGGTAATCGAAACAGTTCACCCGAATATGCTGACCCAGCGGGAATATTTCGTCAACAAGCCCTACAACAAGGCTTTTTGGGACTCTTTTAACTCAATGGTTCAATAAAAATCAATTGTACATAAGTTCTCCATCTCGCTGAGCTGGAGGATACTTTAAGCAAATTTTATTCGTTTCAATACTGAGAAATCGAAATTATGCGTTTACTTTGCGGCTGATTTTTAGAATTAAAACTAATCATAACGTAAACAAACAGTTAGCCTTAATGGCATCTGTAAATTTTAGTTTCGTATCTGTTTAAGAATAAAAGGCTTGACTCAATGGGGCCGAATATCTTCGGGAGTTTTGTAAACCTTTGGTAAAACAGATTCGTCTAAAAGAAATAGGTGTGCTAATCAAATGAAAAAAATACTTGCATATATATCGCTGCTTCCCGGCGTCATTCTGCTGTTGACGATTGGAAGTTGTACCATGAATGATAATGACCTGCTGACTCCGGCACCTAACAACTCACTCATTGTATCGGAAGAAATATATCCCAACATGGATGCCCTGCTTCCTAACGAAGTAATTGCTTACGAATACGACAACCAGGGGTTCATCAGTAAGAAATTGTATTACGATGCAAAAACCGGCATACTGGACAGGGAAACTATTTTTCAGACAGATGGTGAGGGACGGAAACTGAAAGCCCTCAACTATCAGCACGACACCATCAATACGTCCGAGGTTCAGCTGATTTCAACCCGTGAATACGAATATGCCGATAACAAACTGCAGGCTGAATACGTAGTACTTCCCGGAGGACAACGGTCATTAGATGCAAAATACATTTACGGACGCGACCGGTTGGAAAGAAAAGAATTTTACCGGGCAGGTGAAGTGTTGTATTACG
This Prolixibacter sp. NT017 DNA region includes the following protein-coding sequences:
- a CDS encoding carboxypeptidase-like regulatory domain-containing protein; translated protein: MRHKIAALVIAFFLPGILFAQNKTETIKGIVIDNATGKPVQYANIGIEGTFLGSASNASGQFEFNVPASEKSGYLYASAVGYETVKKAVSSINSGESIVLKMEPQSYKIEDVDISAQSLVLYRILREASQKISDNYLLGPLSSQAYYRNDITENGKLIHHREAAVEISDKTGYVKETPAQEQKDINYRFMEVRTNFPVSSLADGMTQMDELLSYDIVRNSSGILNNKFLHDYDLTLDQVTQLDGDSIWVINYTLNHPDISHTGDFYVTAYKGKIYISKKNYAVVKNETWVTASNYSRQGRSFAVTGKSNLKPVEIHYNFTTSYRKKGNKYTLGFTKATRQNVWQNNQTGNKQTIVYQTYLLPSVIETVHPNMLTQREYFVNKPYNKAFWDSFNSMVQ